A genomic segment from Neobacillus sp. YX16 encodes:
- a CDS encoding sensor histidine kinase: MRSLKVSLQTKIFGLALSLGLLLIILMTGFYSYMESKQIEENKGRLALELSKTVSFIPTIIDAFQTSDPAKTIQPIAEKIRNETGAEFVVIGNRDGIRYSHPLNTKIGQKMTGGDNERALVQGEYYISKAEGTLGPSIRGKSPIYNHQGEIIGIVSVGYLLEDVNQQILNNLRRVLIVSFFALLISLLGSMLLGRNIRRDTMGLEPYEIASLYKEKNAVLHAVKEGILAIDKEGYITMMNQQAKRLLHLQGTVRNMKVDGLFPSNYLYEVLRTGNSQSDKEMVWNHKTIIVNSTPIVDENGTKGVVASFRDKTEIEQMLNTISEVKRYSEDLRAQTHEFTNKLYVLLGLLQLGEYNEAINMIQCETQTLQFQNSVVFNQIKDSKVQAILLGKLGKASEKKIKFEIISDSYLEILPSHIKLSNLIVILGNLIDNAFEAVYECETPTVKFFATDIGRDIIFEISDNGKGISDVDFPLLFERGYTSKNGTEPRGFGLANAEEAVLELKGIIEVQSNQESGSVFTVYLPKNVQGDENFG; encoded by the coding sequence CTGAGGTCACTAAAAGTTTCATTACAAACAAAAATATTCGGGCTGGCTCTCTCACTAGGTTTATTGTTAATCATACTAATGACAGGATTCTATAGTTATATGGAAAGTAAACAAATTGAGGAAAATAAGGGAAGGCTGGCATTGGAATTATCGAAAACCGTTTCATTTATCCCGACTATCATTGATGCTTTTCAAACGAGCGACCCTGCTAAAACGATACAGCCTATAGCCGAGAAAATACGAAATGAAACAGGTGCCGAATTTGTAGTCATAGGAAATAGAGATGGCATACGATATTCGCATCCTTTGAACACAAAAATTGGGCAGAAAATGACAGGGGGAGATAATGAAAGAGCGCTTGTCCAAGGAGAATATTATATCTCGAAGGCAGAGGGTACACTCGGACCATCTATTAGAGGAAAATCCCCTATTTATAATCATCAGGGGGAGATTATAGGAATCGTTTCTGTAGGATATCTCCTTGAAGATGTCAATCAGCAAATCCTAAATAATCTCAGGAGAGTGCTCATTGTTTCTTTCTTTGCCCTTTTGATTTCCCTTCTAGGCAGTATGTTACTAGGACGCAATATCCGCAGGGATACAATGGGGCTTGAGCCTTATGAAATTGCCTCTCTTTATAAAGAGAAAAACGCTGTTCTGCATGCGGTAAAAGAAGGTATCTTAGCAATAGATAAAGAAGGCTACATTACGATGATGAATCAGCAGGCGAAGCGTCTTCTGCATCTTCAGGGAACAGTCAGAAATATGAAAGTGGATGGTCTATTTCCTTCTAATTATTTGTATGAAGTATTAAGAACGGGAAACTCTCAATCGGATAAAGAAATGGTCTGGAATCATAAAACCATCATCGTTAATAGTACTCCTATCGTTGATGAAAATGGTACTAAGGGGGTTGTTGCTTCTTTTCGTGACAAAACAGAAATAGAGCAAATGCTAAATACTATATCTGAAGTAAAAAGATATTCGGAAGATCTTCGTGCCCAAACTCATGAATTCACCAATAAGTTATACGTTTTATTGGGTCTGCTTCAACTTGGTGAATATAACGAGGCAATAAATATGATCCAATGTGAAACACAAACACTGCAATTTCAGAATTCAGTCGTTTTTAACCAGATCAAAGATTCGAAAGTGCAGGCCATCCTTTTAGGGAAATTAGGAAAAGCATCAGAAAAGAAAATTAAGTTTGAGATTATTTCAGACAGCTATCTGGAAATATTACCTTCCCATATTAAACTCTCTAACTTGATCGTGATCCTTGGAAACTTAATAGATAATGCGTTTGAAGCAGTCTATGAATGCGAGACGCCGACGGTTAAGTTCTTCGCTACAGATATTGGAAGAGATATCATTTTTGAGATTTCGGACAATGGGAAGGGAATAAGTGATGTAGATTTTCCTCTTCTGTTTGAAAGAGGGTATACCTCTAAAAATGGCACTGAGCCAAGGGGATTTGGTTTAGCAAATGCTGAAGAGGCTGTTTTGGAGTTGAAGGGGATTATCGAGGTACAAAGCAACCAGGAAAGTGGATCTGTTTTTACTGTTTATCTTCCAAAGAATGTGCAAGGGGATGAGAATTTTGGATAA
- a CDS encoding response regulator, with protein MDKIKVAIAEDDFRIAEIHEKFIDRFKEIEVVGKSLNGEQTLQLLEQKNPDLLLLDVYMPDMLGSELLPMIRENFPKVSIIMITAATDKIFIEKALSYGVENYLIKPVSRERFDEVIHDYIKKHSLLSATQEVNQNYVDLLFRKGKNEVPTKSAGLPKGIDEITLGKVKAVFHDRREGLSAEDVGKEIGASRITARRYLEYLSSKQEVRAEVVYGIVGRPERKYYPVL; from the coding sequence TTGGATAAGATAAAAGTGGCTATCGCGGAAGACGATTTTCGAATAGCGGAAATACATGAGAAATTTATAGATAGGTTTAAAGAAATAGAGGTGGTTGGGAAATCTTTGAATGGTGAGCAGACTCTCCAGTTATTAGAGCAAAAAAACCCTGATCTACTCTTGCTAGATGTATATATGCCAGATATGCTTGGTTCTGAGTTACTCCCCATGATCCGGGAGAATTTCCCCAAAGTTAGTATTATTATGATAACAGCAGCAACAGATAAAATTTTCATTGAAAAAGCTTTAAGCTATGGAGTTGAGAATTACTTAATTAAACCAGTAAGCAGGGAAAGATTCGATGAAGTCATTCATGATTATATAAAAAAACACTCTCTTCTTTCAGCCACTCAGGAAGTAAATCAGAATTATGTAGACTTGTTATTCCGAAAAGGGAAAAATGAAGTGCCGACAAAGAGTGCAGGATTGCCAAAAGGAATTGACGAAATTACCTTAGGAAAAGTTAAGGCTGTTTTTCATGATAGAAGAGAGGGACTTTCCGCAGAAGATGTTGGAAAGGAAATTGGTGCTTCACGGATAACTGCGCGAAGGTACTTGGAATATCTCTCCTCTAAACAGGAAGTAAGAGCAGAAGTTGTTTATGGAATTGTGGGCAGACCGGAAAGGAAATACTATCCAGTATTGTAA
- a CDS encoding CitMHS family transporter: protein MYKINFIYVNNFILVTFSHLNILIIFNLQTKEVKTMLAILGFLMIITFMILIMTKRLPAMIALIVIPVIFALLGGFGKEMGPMALEGIKSVAPTGIMILFAILFFGIMIDAGVFDPIISTILKVVKGDPVKIAIGTAVLALLISLDGDGTTTYIITISAMLPLYKRIGMKPLILAGIAVSASGVMNLLPWGGPTARAMTALNLEMSDVFTPVIPSMAGGIMFVLFMAYCLGRKERKRVGILQVDYSTMSMIAATSEDAYLKRPKLILVNYLLTIILLVALIKELLPTTVLFMLGFALAITINYPKISDQKERIANYADNALSVVSMVFAAGIFTGILSGTKMVDAMATTMISYIPDLLGSQFALITAIISAPLTFFMSNDAFYYGVLPLLAKAASVYGIDPEFIGRASLLGQPVHLLSPLVPSTYLLVGMVGEDFGDLQRTFLKWACGSTLVMIAVAIILSIIPF, encoded by the coding sequence ATGTACAAAATCAATTTTATTTACGTTAATAACTTTATTTTGGTAACGTTTTCACATCTGAATATTTTGATTATATTTAATTTACAAACAAAAGAGGTGAAGACGATGCTTGCAATATTAGGGTTCTTGATGATTATTACTTTTATGATTTTAATTATGACCAAACGCCTTCCCGCTATGATTGCCCTTATAGTGATCCCTGTCATTTTTGCATTGCTTGGCGGATTTGGTAAGGAAATGGGGCCAATGGCGCTTGAAGGCATAAAAAGTGTTGCCCCAACGGGAATTATGATCCTATTCGCTATTCTCTTTTTCGGCATCATGATTGATGCAGGAGTATTTGATCCTATTATTTCTACCATCTTAAAAGTAGTAAAGGGAGATCCAGTAAAAATAGCTATTGGAACTGCAGTCCTTGCACTTTTAATATCCCTTGACGGGGATGGAACAACTACATACATCATTACCATCTCTGCCATGCTGCCTTTGTATAAGCGTATTGGTATGAAACCATTAATCCTTGCTGGAATTGCGGTATCTGCTTCAGGTGTCATGAACCTTCTCCCATGGGGGGGACCTACTGCTAGGGCCATGACGGCATTAAATCTTGAGATGTCAGATGTTTTTACTCCGGTTATACCTAGTATGGCGGGGGGGATAATGTTCGTATTGTTCATGGCCTACTGTCTTGGGAGAAAAGAACGGAAACGAGTTGGAATACTGCAAGTCGACTACAGCACAATGTCGATGATAGCAGCTACATCAGAGGACGCGTATCTAAAACGCCCAAAACTAATACTTGTAAACTATCTTCTTACGATTATTCTATTAGTTGCATTAATCAAAGAACTACTTCCAACAACCGTATTGTTTATGCTAGGATTTGCGTTGGCGATTACAATAAATTATCCAAAAATAAGTGACCAAAAAGAACGAATTGCAAATTATGCAGATAATGCGTTATCAGTAGTTTCAATGGTATTTGCTGCAGGTATTTTTACTGGTATTCTTTCAGGAACGAAAATGGTCGATGCCATGGCAACGACCATGATCTCCTATATTCCAGATTTACTTGGTTCTCAGTTTGCACTTATCACTGCGATTATCAGTGCACCCCTAACGTTTTTCATGTCAAATGATGCCTTTTACTATGGAGTTTTGCCTTTGCTTGCCAAAGCAGCAAGTGTATATGGAATTGACCCTGAGTTTATTGGACGGGCATCACTATTGGGGCAGCCAGTCCATCTATTAAGCCCTCTTGTACCTTCTACGTACCTATTAGTCGGTATGGTTGGAGAAGATTTTGGTGACTTACAGCGCACATTCCTTAAATGGGCCTGTGGTTCAACTCTGGTTATGATTGCCGTTGCAATTATATTGTCAATTATTCCTTTTTAA
- a CDS encoding AEC family transporter produces the protein MSILYHILLDIIFPIFLLIGAGAVLQRVIRLDLSTLSTLTVYFLLPAVCFVNIYESNMSSELISQTLVFLLLFNILLILTSMFIAKVNKFDRKLTATFKNSMVLSNSGNYGLPVSELVFAANPAGMSIQIIISIFQNLLTFTYGFFNSVSAQSSGIEILRKIIRLPVIYALLLAILLKWLHIDIPEFLWRPIENSSNAFLAVALVTLGAQVAFLKITRISRPIVWIVIGRLIISPIIGLLVIFILGLTDITAQALFIASSFPSSRNSALLALEYDNYPEYASQAVLLTTIISGITVAVVVYLSKILF, from the coding sequence ATGAGTATTTTGTATCATATATTACTAGATATCATATTTCCGATATTCCTGTTGATTGGGGCAGGCGCAGTACTACAGCGTGTCATTAGGCTTGATTTATCTACACTTTCAACATTGACGGTGTATTTCTTATTGCCAGCGGTTTGTTTTGTTAATATATATGAGAGCAATATGTCAAGCGAGTTAATTAGCCAAACGTTAGTATTTTTACTGCTTTTTAATATTCTGCTTATCTTAACCAGCATGTTTATTGCGAAAGTTAACAAGTTTGACCGTAAGCTGACAGCAACCTTTAAAAACAGTATGGTTTTGAGCAATTCAGGTAATTACGGTCTCCCTGTAAGTGAACTAGTATTTGCCGCTAATCCTGCAGGTATGTCGATACAGATTATTATTTCTATTTTTCAAAATCTCCTTACATTCACATATGGTTTTTTCAACAGTGTTTCTGCCCAGAGCAGCGGTATAGAAATCCTGAGAAAAATTATCCGTCTTCCGGTTATTTACGCTTTATTACTGGCAATATTGTTGAAATGGCTACACATTGATATTCCAGAATTTTTGTGGAGGCCAATTGAAAATTCTTCAAATGCGTTTTTGGCAGTTGCACTTGTTACACTTGGGGCTCAAGTGGCATTTTTAAAGATTACGCGAATTTCTAGACCCATTGTTTGGATTGTAATCGGCCGGCTGATTATATCTCCTATCATTGGGTTACTAGTTATCTTTATTCTTGGATTAACAGATATCACTGCTCAGGCTTTATTTATCGCCAGCTCATTTCCTTCTTCAAGAAATAGTGCTTTGCTGGCACTTGAGTATGATAATTATCCAGAATATGCTTCCCAAGCCGTCCTATTGACTACAATCATAAGCGGTATTACGGTTGCGGTTGTCGTTTATCTATCTAAAATACTTTTTTAA
- a CDS encoding aromatic acid/H+ symport family MFS transporter, giving the protein MTPINSTEVIANSKFNRFHLGLLVWSFIIILFDGYDLVVYGTVLPSLIKEWNLSSVEAGAIGTYGLFGMMFGAIFFGTLADRIGRKNVIAITLVLFSLFTFLCGFAETPATFSTFRFLAGLGLGGIMPNVIALLTDYAPKTMRSMIVSIVLCGYSVGGILAPLIGIFLMPTFGWESIFWFAGLPLLFLPIMYKQLPETASYLIRTGKKEKLISTLAKVSPDSLINQNDEVIDLKIQESKVPIIGLFKENRAFSTVMFWTAFFSCLLMVYGLNTWLPKLMMEAGYGLNSSLGFLIALQGGAIIGTLIIGRLCDKYGSKKMLVPMYASGAVALTLLGFGGNTLVIYLLVAIAGAATIGAQNIVQAYVSQYYPPSIRSTALGMASGVGRIGGMLGPLLGGFLLSVSLPIHLNFIAFAIPGLIAAAALSMVPLKNAYQNKKDANDESIKVHVS; this is encoded by the coding sequence ATGACACCGATTAATTCTACTGAAGTTATTGCTAACAGCAAATTTAACCGCTTTCATTTAGGGTTACTAGTATGGAGTTTTATCATTATCTTGTTTGATGGGTATGATCTGGTCGTCTATGGAACGGTTTTACCGAGCTTGATAAAGGAATGGAATCTTTCATCGGTGGAAGCTGGAGCAATCGGTACCTATGGGTTATTTGGGATGATGTTTGGGGCAATCTTTTTCGGTACTCTAGCTGACCGTATTGGCAGAAAAAATGTGATTGCTATAACATTAGTACTGTTTAGTTTATTTACATTCCTTTGCGGATTTGCCGAAACCCCTGCTACTTTCTCAACCTTTCGTTTCTTAGCTGGCTTAGGTTTGGGAGGAATCATGCCAAATGTTATCGCACTATTAACAGATTATGCACCTAAGACGATGAGAAGTATGATTGTTAGTATCGTTTTATGTGGTTATTCTGTTGGGGGAATTCTTGCTCCCTTAATAGGGATCTTCTTAATGCCAACATTCGGATGGGAATCAATCTTCTGGTTTGCGGGTCTTCCTCTACTATTTTTGCCTATCATGTATAAACAGCTGCCCGAAACAGCCAGCTATCTTATCCGTACAGGTAAGAAAGAAAAATTGATTTCAACTCTTGCTAAAGTGAGTCCAGATTCGCTTATTAATCAAAATGATGAGGTTATCGACTTAAAAATCCAAGAATCAAAGGTTCCTATAATAGGATTATTTAAGGAGAACCGAGCCTTCAGTACGGTTATGTTTTGGACAGCGTTTTTCAGTTGTTTATTGATGGTTTATGGTTTGAATACTTGGCTTCCAAAATTGATGATGGAAGCAGGATATGGATTAAATTCAAGCTTAGGCTTTCTCATTGCCCTCCAAGGCGGAGCTATTATCGGGACACTAATAATCGGACGACTTTGTGATAAATACGGTTCAAAAAAAATGCTTGTTCCGATGTATGCCTCAGGCGCCGTGGCTCTGACACTATTAGGATTTGGGGGAAATACGTTAGTAATATATCTATTAGTAGCTATTGCCGGTGCTGCAACCATCGGTGCACAAAATATTGTTCAGGCCTATGTATCTCAGTACTATCCGCCATCTATTAGATCTACAGCATTAGGGATGGCTTCTGGAGTCGGCAGAATTGGCGGTATGCTCGGTCCCCTGTTAGGAGGATTCCTATTATCAGTTTCTTTACCCATTCACTTAAACTTTATCGCTTTTGCGATACCTGGCTTAATTGCAGCCGCTGCCCTATCAATGGTGCCTTTAAAAAATGCCTATCAAAATAAAAAAGATGCCAATGATGAATCTATTAAAGTTCATGTAAGTTAA
- a CDS encoding 2-keto-4-pentenoate hydratase, translating into MTSKIEEFAKLLAEAESTRVGISPLTSIDSELKVKESYYVQLENIKKKVEQGQKIIGKKIGLTSLAMQNLLGVDEPDYGHLLDSMVVENGGFISFDKVIQPNVEAEIAFILKKELRGPNLTALDVLQATECIVPALEIVDSRVKDWKIKLADTVADNASSGFYVLGGKPIKVEDIDLELIGMAFYKNGELVNTGVGAAALGNPANCVAWLANKLSEFDIPLRAGEVILSGALSAAIEARAGDSFTARFAHIGQVSVHFRTEEKE; encoded by the coding sequence TTGACGAGTAAAATAGAAGAGTTTGCTAAATTATTGGCAGAAGCAGAGTCCACACGAGTGGGAATTTCACCGCTTACTTCAATCGATTCAGAGTTGAAAGTGAAGGAATCCTATTATGTCCAGCTGGAAAATATTAAGAAAAAAGTAGAACAGGGACAGAAAATTATAGGAAAGAAGATTGGCTTAACTTCCCTGGCCATGCAAAATCTATTGGGAGTTGATGAGCCGGATTATGGTCATTTATTAGACAGTATGGTGGTTGAAAACGGAGGTTTCATTTCCTTCGACAAAGTTATACAGCCAAATGTAGAGGCGGAGATTGCTTTTATTTTAAAAAAGGAATTACGGGGACCAAATCTTACTGCTCTAGATGTTCTTCAGGCAACGGAGTGTATTGTTCCAGCGCTTGAAATCGTAGATAGCAGAGTAAAAGATTGGAAGATAAAGCTGGCAGATACGGTTGCAGATAATGCTTCATCAGGATTTTATGTACTTGGGGGCAAGCCCATCAAGGTTGAAGACATTGATCTTGAGCTGATTGGAATGGCTTTTTATAAAAATGGCGAATTGGTCAATACAGGGGTTGGTGCGGCGGCATTAGGTAATCCAGCTAATTGTGTAGCGTGGTTAGCTAATAAGTTATCAGAATTTGATATCCCATTGCGTGCAGGTGAAGTGATTCTCTCAGGGGCTTTATCGGCAGCGATAGAAGCACGGGCAGGGGATTCATTTACGGCAAGATTTGCACACATTGGGCAGGTAAGCGTCCATTTTAGAACGGAGGAGAAAGAGTAA